One stretch of Akkermansia sp. RCC_12PD DNA includes these proteins:
- a CDS encoding ankyrin repeat domain-containing protein encodes MAALLCLCSTYNASSQIYSGGGDIRVNEGWGDTLGPHYTIDELSRFMYLAVSKGQDKEVLRLIQEGADINARDQGGRTFLIWASMGGHDRIARILIDAGADVHAKDAKGTTALMLAATWGYDTIVQMLILAGADVNATSSGHEITSLLAASAKGHAEIVKMLIHAGADINVKGFEETTPLMIASANDHEQVVRILIDAGAHLEAQNEFGKTALKLALDKDHDNIVKILKRAGARGDWLWISLLYSIILGVVMFVVIAVFSAVGKNGGYKRLILWSAGIAVADMCCNLTFGGWIPYFIHEFRFWGILDRSLNFPWGVWYSFLMISLGILVEIRTACDFKWSWGRSYVTLFSILALTLFTSYHAGKILPGGN; translated from the coding sequence ATGGCAGCCTTGTTGTGTCTCTGCAGTACCTACAATGCTTCCTCACAGATATACAGCGGAGGCGGGGATATAAGAGTTAATGAAGGATGGGGAGACACTTTGGGCCCTCACTACACGATCGATGAATTGTCCAGGTTCATGTATCTTGCTGTATCGAAAGGCCAGGACAAAGAGGTTCTAAGACTGATACAGGAAGGCGCTGATATTAACGCCAGAGACCAGGGAGGCAGAACATTCCTTATATGGGCTTCGATGGGAGGACATGATAGAATTGCCAGGATACTGATTGATGCCGGGGCAGATGTTCATGCGAAAGATGCAAAAGGTACAACAGCTCTCATGCTGGCCGCCACATGGGGATATGATACCATCGTTCAGATGTTGATTCTGGCAGGGGCAGATGTTAACGCAACAAGTAGCGGACATGAAATCACTTCTCTTCTGGCAGCTTCGGCCAAAGGTCATGCTGAAATTGTAAAGATGCTTATTCATGCAGGAGCCGACATTAATGTCAAAGGATTCGAAGAAACAACTCCCCTGATGATAGCTTCGGCCAACGACCATGAACAAGTAGTCCGAATACTGATTGATGCGGGAGCTCATCTAGAAGCACAAAATGAATTTGGCAAGACTGCCCTCAAATTGGCTTTGGATAAAGATCACGATAATATCGTGAAGATATTGAAAAGAGCAGGCGCCAGAGGAGACTGGCTATGGATAAGCCTTTTGTACAGCATAATTCTGGGAGTGGTAATGTTTGTAGTTATTGCCGTGTTTTCAGCTGTCGGGAAAAATGGTGGATACAAAAGACTTATTCTATGGAGTGCCGGGATAGCAGTAGCTGACATGTGCTGCAATTTAACATTTGGTGGCTGGATACCGTATTTTATCCATGAATTCAGGTTCTGGGGAATCCTTGACAGATCACTCAATTTCCCTTGGGGAGTGTGGTATTCATTCTTAATGATAAGCCTTGGAATTCTGGTCGAAATTCGGACTGCTTGCGACTTTAAATGGTCTTGGGGACGTTCTTACGTTACTCTTTTCAGTATTTTGGCTCTAACTCTTTTCACATCTTATCATGCAGGCAAAATCCTGCCGGGAGGCAATTAA